ttatttttcaataattaatttaattgttggaACAATTTTTACTGTGTCTTattcatttcgaataattttagttataactagaaaatattaaatgttatttatagaaaagaagataaaatgtatttctatattattaatgataatttttagattaatttatagaaaattaatttttaatttaataagaattaatttattattgatttataagttaatagtatttaaaataattacagtaGGAATAATTATGGGatataaaattggatatttaaaaataacatttttgtttataaatttaacttataaagtaatttataaaaaaattattataataatatttacttatgaAGTTTACGTTGAGAAAtcaatcattgaaattttatcaagaaaatttatgtctgtaacattaaatatttatgaattaaaaatttcgaatttatttaaaattaatatttatttaactattttaatttatataatttatttattaatttatataataaatttttaattaatttaaaatttaaatagcttatatttagaatttattaatattgaaaatattaatgaaaatttttaaaattttttaaataaacagtaGTTCTTAGTTAGGACTGATATAAtccaaatgatttattaacaataaattgccAAATAATTAGctttaactaattttaaataattatatttttataattgaatttcattaagtttaatttttaaatataaaataatttaaatataagaagtaattatttacatttaatttcgacttaaatattgatttttttaaaatccttatattattttactaattgttattgtaattttatttttttctgtttatatgtacataatagttctcaatttttacataataacagTGTATCCCTGGAAAAatcagaatttcaaaattccagtatgaattaagataatttagaattatttattattacaagccTGTAcgttagaatttttgaaaatataaattaaaatttataaatattgtttatctcCCTTGTACTACCAATTTAGAAccactataaaaattaaaaatgttttataattaattttaaaaatatatcctgtATTTACTGcacgtaattaaaaaaaagtcgatcgatgaaattgcGTGAGCATAAACAAGTGAAAATCTTTCGTTTGCAAGATTTTGACAAAATAGCTTATTAAAGCaatcaaaagaatttataataagtcGACCTTGCTTCGTAATGAAAGACAATAATATTCTTGACTAATTTTCGTAAAGCACGAATCTCTCGTTTGAACGCATTGCATTTCAACAATTACCCACACGAAAGTAAATCCGACAGCGTTGTGTTGGATAAATGTAGCGAAAACGTAAACGCGGACGATTTTAATGTTCGTGAGTTTCGAAGTTTGGTTAAATACGTAATGATTATTGCTGGAATAAAGGATAAGAATgtgagatattataaattttttaatagaaaataattatttttgttttttaaagtaGTAACACACGTAAATTTCATTCCGAATAATAAATCCGTAATAAACGTGACAAATATTACATATCGTTCATTTTTCTCGtactgttatatatatatatatatagatcaaaagcatgatatttcatatttcacttTCTCTCGTATTTCCACCATTTACTTTCGATATCATCAAGTAacgtggaaatatttattcgtttaactCGACAGTTAACCTCatcctaacctaacttaacctCAGGATCAGCCGTaagtataactatatatatagttaaggacataaaaatttcaatccctTTTTCAATCCTTGTCGATAATAAAGAACGATAATAAAGAATAGATAGTTGACAAAAGACGAAGCAGGACCGAAAAcctaatatttaaagaaatttattttgcattgtTATTAAATGCCGTGTGAAACACGTGAAATTACTCGTTTCATTAGGTTCCCTCTCAATGgattatacgtgtatataccgTGGATACCGTGAGAAacatataatgattaaatactGTACTGTACgtgttttattattcgtcCTATTTTCGTATTCTTGAACGTAGGCACGTGCTGCGCATGCGCGCAACCACCGCGCAccaatcgtttcgaaatttaatcttttcgaaCCCGAGTTTTAGTTCGTTAGAAAATAAAGCGCGTCGAGGCCAACCATGTCAGTGACAGTTTCGATCTTTCTCGATATACGCTTTGAATGTAAGataattgtacaatatttaGCGGAAAGAATTGGGAACCAGTTTGTACAATTACACACTCCGATATTATGGCCTTCGGCCAGAGATTTATCTTGTTTCCTTTGCAATAAAACAGTCTGTTGTTCGAGGCCATTGTTTTCGCATTgttccaattaattttgatcGCGTCTTCTTCTTTAGCGATCATCAATAGTGTGCAATGatgttttcgaatttcgattatcgTCCGGATCGCTACAACTTGTATACCGCTCGCTTAGGACAAgtcaaaaagtatatatataagatttctataagatttcgattaatttaatttaataaaattatgcacgtgataatttttttgtgtatCTGTGATCTGAGATAACCTCATTGATTCACctcatcgatttttaataataattttctatagcaaatttttatctcattcttccgttttatttatttatttattattcagctacttaaattatataatttattgaaaaaaaatatatatttacaaaatatatcactcatttcattaatatcgATAAGAGAAACGGTTATTACGTTATAAGTAATaacgatttttaatcgatcgatttgtcCATGAATCAtttgtcaaaattatatttaacaaatttattattaaatattatttttacgttgattaaaattttaatcaaattttttacgcCTGAGACCAATGTTTACGACACGTTGTAATATATCGATTGATAAATTGACTGTCCCAGAGCTTACCGAagctaaataattataatggcggacatttttcaaaaatacattttacataTACGTCACAATCACGCATCTGTTCTTTAAATACTAATAGTCGTTGAATTCTTGACTAGATTTcgtttttgattttcattatgTTGACGGGCAAGATCATTTGCCAGGAAAAACCACATATACAATTCTGGCAACACTTCGAGACAAGAAAGTGCAGCTATTATTTGTACCGATGTACCAATTCCTTCgcaaaacataaattatttgatcaaCTTCTGAAACAATTTTCAAGCTTCTTACAGTACACGTTTATTCGCTATGCGCTTAGAGATTTAGGGGGATTCGTAATTCGGGACGGATCGGAAAAATTCGGGCAAGTTCGGGCGAGGTTTCGATAGCTGCGTATTGCGCAGAATCTTGACTCTCGCTCGACTGTGCACAAAGCATATACGGACAAATAATCGAATACAATTGATTcgaaacattgaaatttaacttaattaagagaagatgaaataaaagagtATAATTTGTCCTTAATccttatatgtacatatatatatagaattattgaaattaaaataatttcaagacttaatcgaaattatacatttctaacttcttatatatatattgtacattgaAAGCGTCAAGTATTCTTCTCGAATCCAATGAGCCGAAtggattttcaattcttctccgtttccttttttttttttttttactagcCGTCGTATTCTACGGTGATCGTTATCAACAAAGATAAAACAAGTATAGAATTTTATGTCCTTGACAGTTATATACTCTCGCGTCCAGTCCCTAAGGCTGTTGTGGActtttaacgaataaatattattacattttacgaGTAACGGAACATAATCTGGCGGATAATTGTAAATTGCAGAAGACATCATCACAAATCGCGAAAATACTCGCTCCAAGAGGATCCACAATGGAGAAAACGATCGGGAGCTGGTCTCCCGGATGGGCCTGGTGTGCTTGCGAGGCGAGTCAGCGTGCAACCGGAAGAGGCGAGCACCCTTCAAGAATTGGACATAGACGACCTGGAGTCGCACAGGAGCGACGATCCGCGCGGCATGAGGCGTCACAAGGCCGCTCATTCGACGGTCCAGAtagggaggaagaaggaaggtgGCATACCCCATGACACCTTCAAAAAGATGTACGACCATTCCCCGCACGAGGTGTTCGTCCAATTGGACGAGCTGTACGGGGTGGGCGAGGAAAGGGAGTGGAGGGAGACGGCCAGATGGATCAAGTACGAGGAAGACGTGGAGGAGGGAGCGGACAGATGGGGCAGGCCCCACGTAGCCTCCCTGAGCTTCCACTCCCTGTTGAATCTCCGTAGATGCCTCGAGACGGGTGTGGTCCTCCTCGATCTCGAGGAGAAGGATCTGCCCGGCCTCGTGTACAGAGTGGTCGAGCAAATGGTGGTCGAAGAGCTGATCCTACCGGAGGATAGGCCGGTAGTGATGAGGGCGCTGTTGCTTAGGCACAGGCACGTCCACGATCACGATCGTGGATTCCGTTTCGGCGGGAAACGGAATTACGCCAGCTACACGAGCTTGCAGGTAATTGTCCTTGTGCCGAGAGAGAAAGCGTTGcttccttttcttccgtttattattattattattataagtgtGACAGCTGCTCGAGAGCACACTCGCCTATAATTAACGATATTATACTACTCGATGAATGTGCtgtatatatttcgtaatatatTCTCGTACGGTTTCCCCCCGAATTGAAACGTTGATGGAACACGATAttaggggagaaaaaaaatatatatacatacatacatattagcTTTAGATATCGGTCGTGAAAAACGTTGTGTACCGCATGGAAACGTGCGAGCGTGacgttcgatcgatatttttttttttttttttttttttgtttgctgCTAATTACGATATTAACCGTACGTGGTGATCGATTTTTAAAGCTCAACTCACGTCcaataatccaataattttccgaccctttgattgaaattttcgcAATTAGAATGTTTTTTGCGCTGAAaggaaatgtttttttctttttttaatatcgctaaaaaaaatatatatacatataaaaataaaaaaaaaaaaagtttatcgtGAGAAATAATCAATAGAAATCCGTAGAGACGGGAGGCCTGACTGACGGTGTGTCCTAATGTTGTTTCCACAGTCCGTCTGTCTGGAGGAAGAGGACGCTGCGCGGGAAGCCTCTGAGAACCATGTAACCCAACATGTAAATCTCTCGTTTCCCGACTTAAAAAAACGCAGAATTTACAACTTTTTACCGCTAGTTTACGGCTTGCCCACCATTCGATCATATATACAGATTGTTCaacgaaattttaagaaaccATTCCTTCCAAGCCGTACGATAAATAAGACGAAAatcagaaacaaaaaaaaaaaaaaagaaaattgtattctcggctttgttttttttttttgacatttaaaatttcgacgattaaaaatattttagttagATCAAAAGACAgttgtgtaattttttatttttgattttttgcgCTTATTTCACTTCGAAGCGAatcgtttctttcaattttttggaCGTCTGTAGCTAAGCAccctgtatacatatatagaatgttaatatattcttgaaaaagtCTTTGGAAAATCGATTCTGGATACCTAGagacaaatataaaagagagagggggatttaataaatgttgatcaaaagaataaaacaattattatttaacaaaaagatttttattatcggaggaaaaaaaaaataaatattaaaagttttcttttttttatatatactattaaaaatctttaagcAATATCttgagtaaattaaaattttcattacgcCGTGAGCTCGAGAGGCTCGGCTGGACGAGTGTCACCTGCAATACGGTGTTGCCAACCGTATATGCGGATTGCCTGTCTACAGGCGTCCCTCTACAGGCGCAAACTTCAATCACTCGAATATAACTTAAACAGTCGTCCACGatcgaaatattcttcttcgaattcaacttttttgtatttgttttctaCGGgtaaaaaatcgattcttttcgaTGTTTTACTTAttgcgaatatattaattactctatgcatatacatatacatatatatatatatatacatattatataccgATTTTTTCGCATTAACATTCTCTCGGCATGAACTTACAGGGAAAGTGAGTGTGTTTTCCCAACTTTTTCTTATCGCTTCCCTATCTTCTCGTCTCTTGTGTGTATCGAGAAAACGTCTCACACGTGGATACACGCAcatcgtatatgtatattatgtggAAGAAATCGTTCAATGTCCATCTTCGTgtacggatatatatatagatatatttatacattatacgtATCGAGTCacaatagtaaaattttttttcttttcctattGTTGTTTGCGCgcaataaaactatatatagcgctatacatatatatagttagTTTTAGGGATAGTATCGTAGGAGAATGGCAATTTCGCCGGCTAGCTCGTAGAACTGTACCTTATTCTGTATGATTATTGGTATATAAAGTGACACCTGTAAGTCCATGGGTATATGTCGTTCCCCTTTTGGcttacgttttttttctttctttctctctttcttttttccttcctttctttctttctttcttccttccttccttccttttttgttttttttttggtttcatGTTCGGCAATTGCTACAAgcttcttaatattaattttttggtaTTTGAAGTATACGAATACACTGGATACACTGACTATTGGTCGTAATCTCGGTGTAATCTCTTTATCGTACACTTTGATCGTTACTTCGTGATCGCACTTTCATTCATTGGCAATTATCGAATCGATGCTATttattctctcttcctttttctttctccctctctattcgtctctctctctctctgcccttTCTCCGTCCATATGTGTCTTTCCTCTTTGTTGTCGTTGTTGCATTACGCAGAGTAATTTCTCGATTCCTTAAGTTTAATGATTCgttctagaatttttttcctttcttttctacgGAATTTCGCTTACTGTTGACACCACTTGAAATTTAAGTAGCGTTTGATCCTAGAAATTGTGTATTTCAGAGtcgggtatatatatatgtgattttttttcccttcaatTTTACAAACAAAGAGAGGCGGATCctggataaatttattctactttCTACACGATTTTGTACAGCAAGTTTGCACGGACAACGATCGCAGAAACGGGATATTGGGACGGTATCCCAAGATAAGCGTTTTTGAGAATTGTTGCAAATATGAAGTCCTTCGAATTGATAATTCCATTCACAGAATGCGCAACGGTTAATCGTATTTttgtaaatggaaaaatttgacGAGCCGCTATTGCTgtcgttaattaataaacaatttaattagcattattttattttttttagatacgatgaaatatttgaaattcttcttttgaaattaaaataattatataaacttctaaaaaataaacatttcaaaattgGATGTtggacaaaatatttattccagaTTTAACACGAcgagaaatatcgatttacaaatttatttttgatttgttttCAATGTATCTTTTACTCGACTCGTGCGTGaaatttctctaaattaaaacaaagaatttataattatttatataacaaataattgggaaaaagttattattcgttatttttaacgaataataatattcgtacgaacattattatttttaaaagtacagagaaatccaataattttgctaaaaaaaatttcttactaTTTTTTCACTAGTAAATAAAATCGAGAAGATTTcactagaaataaaaatcgatatctcttttgaatatttttcgcaAAACTTCGAtctcaattcttttcttttcacttgATATGAAACGTTTCctcaatttctcttttttaaatggaaaaaaaaaattgttgcaaaGATTCAGCATCCGCCTCTACCCGAaggagtctctctctctctctctctctctctctctctctctctctctctctctctctctctctggcttGTTCCGATTAGGGACGgaaatcctttctttttttaattttttttttttttgattttttttttcttttaaatttttttttcttctaatttttaaacaaacctCTGCCTGGTCCAACGCATCGTATGCATATACATTTCGAAAACGGTGGACCCGTTCCTCTCTCTATACTAACTGGTGTTCCTGTTCAATGTTCGTGTAGAATCTGAACGACACGAAACCGAAAATCGTGTCGTCGAACTTGGCCCTGGACAGCAATCACACGGTGGTCGATATGAAGGAGGAGTTGACGTACACGAGCAGCAACGAGGATCTGAAGAAGAGTCACAACGATTACATATTGAAGAGGATCCCTGCTGGTGCCGAGGCGACGGTCGTCCTGGTCGGTGCGGTCGATTTTCTGGACCAACCGACGATCGCTTTCGTCAGGCTTGCCGAGGGTGTGTTCATTCCATCGATCACGGAAGTCACGATACCAGTAAGATTCATGTTCACGTTGCTGGGGCCGAGGAACGCTGATCTAGATTATCACGAAATCGGTAGATCGATCGCCACCCTAATGGCCAATACGTCGTTCCATAAAGTCGCTTACAAAGCGAACGAAAGACGAGAGCTTCTTTCCGCGATCAATGAGTTCCTGGATGATTCGATTGTTCTGCCCCCTGGAGATTGGGAGAGGCAGGCGTTGTTACCTTTCAGCGAGCTGAAGGCGAAGAGCGAGGCCATCAGGAAACGGAAGGCCAAAGCGCTCGAAGAGAAGAGCAAACCTATTCAAAGCGAGGCCGCTGTCAAGaaaggtaaatatatatatatttgttattcagCGTTTGGAAGGACGTCCCGCCGGAAGGATTGGCTGGATTCTCTGTCGAGAATCTTGTTCCAAGAATTGATTCTGaagtagtaaataaatatgtaaattaaaagatataaatccaAAAAATAGTTGAAAATGTTTGTCGAGTTATGAGCAAGTTGAAAGTGCCTGTACTTGGTATCaacatttatatgatataaagaaaatttttaatatttttcacttactttcatttatataattcaatgtaaTATGTTACAATGTACTATATTGCATTAAAGTTtgtagataattaattttataaaatgatgagTTATGAGCAAGTTGAAAATGTACTTGGTCAACATCaacattatatgatataaagaaaatttttaatattttttatataaatataaacatgatATTCACttactttcatttatataattaatgttatatattgcattaaaGTTTAGAgatagttaattttataaaatgatgagTTATGAGCAAGTTGAAAATGTACTTGGTCAACatcaacatttatattatataaagaaaatttttaatattttttgtataagtatgatatttacttactttcatttatataattcaatgtaaCATATTGCAATGTATTATATTGCATTAAAGTTTGTAgatagttaattttataaaatgatgagTTATGAGCAAGTTGAAAGTACCTGTACTTGGTTTCaacatttatatgatataaagaaaatttttaatattttttgtataaatataaacatgatatttgcttattttcatttatataattcaatgtaaCATATTGCAATGTATTATATTGCATTAAAGTTTGTAGAtagttaattttaagaaatgataaatatttaattgagtGCACAAGTTCTCTGTCCACAGGTATTTTTAgctaaaaagttaaatttctttataacacAGTAaatgaatgttaaaattttttaaagatcacTTGACAATTGATCAAAATAGTCATTTCTATTATCGTTGCATTAAAGTTTTTAGAtagttaattttatgaaatgataaatatttaattgagtGCATAAGTTCTCTGTACACAGGCATTTTCAgctaaaaagttaaatttcttataacgcAGTAaatgaatgttaaaatttttgcatacaaatttttatttcagtgtTTAGATTGGTAAGATCACTTGACAATTGATCAAAATAgtcatttctattattattaaattttttagagagttaattttatgaaatgataaatattgagTGCACAAGTTGTCTGTACACAGGCATTTTTAgctaaaaagttaaatttcttataacacaataaatgaatgttaaaaatttttaaagatcacTTGACAATTGATCAAAATAGtcatttctattattccaaaaatataatgatgttAGAAATTGGGGAAAAAGCCTTTCTTGTCCTTGTGCAGGATTTCTTCTTGGCAACGCGTATGATAATgtagggaaaaagaaatatcaaggGGAAAAGGATCGTAATAacgtattatttacatttcattttcgtAGCTCTTCTTGCTggcgaagaagaaaagaaacctcCCGACGACGATGATCCACTTCGAAGAACCAAACGTCCATTTGGTGGTCTCATCAATGATATCAAAAGACGCTATCCTTTCTATCTGTCCGATTTTACCGACGGTTTGAGTTCATCCTGTCTAGCAGCAGCCATTTTCATGTACTTTGCTGCCCTCTGTACAGCCATCACTTTTGGCGGTTTGATGAGCGACAAAACGCATAACGTTATCGGCATATCCGAGACCCTTGTTTCTGGCTCCTGGACCGGAGTGGTGATGGCTTTATTCTCCACCCAACCTTTAGTCATCATTGGCACGACTGGCCCTTTATTGCTCTTTGACGAAAGCTTGTACAACTTCTGCCTTGCGAACGAATTGGAATTCTTAACCGTGAGAGTTTACGTTGGAGCGTGGATGGGAATCATAGCTCTGGCGATCGCCTGTGTCGAGGGATCCGTGTTGGTCAGACTGTTCACACGTTTCACCGAAGAAATTTTCACAGGCTTAATATCCATCCTTTATATCGTTGAAACGTTTATCAAGCTGTACaattattttgtgaaaaatccGTTGCTCGACGAGTACAGTTTTATTCCCGAGACGAACGAAACATTTTACGAAGAGCCGTTAAATGTTACAGAGATCGACATTGTCTCCCCAAAGACTGGTGAGACGATTGGTATCCCATTGAGCAAACCTCAAACTTTGATACCAGCGCACAATGCGGCTGgaatattgataaatcaaCCGAACACCGCCCTTATGTGTACCATTTTGTGTCTTGGTACATTCCTCGGTGCTTATTATTTGCGCATCTTCCGCAACAGTCATTACCTCGGACGAAGTGCCAGAAGAGCTTTCGGTGATTTTGGCGTGCCCATCAGTATTGTTGTATTTGCGTTGATCGATTATCTGGCTAAAGTAAAAACGGAGAAATTATTGGTCCCGGAAGGTTTAACCCCTACTCTACCTGGTAGAAACTGGATCGTATCGCCCGCTGGAGTGCATAAACCTATTCCTCTTTGGATGGCCATGGCTTGCATCGTGCCAGCGTTGCTGGTTTACATTCTCGTTTTCATGGAAACTCAAATCTCCGAGTAAATAAcctatttttctttgcaattcattatttagaataggaattattattttttatatgattttgatattttcaaaatattaattaattttcattgattaaaCTTAAACTTAAACTTAGTCAAAATCTAATTCAAACTCTTAATCTCGAATTTCTTAACGCACGATTCTAATACCTAAcctaaatattgaaatcgtaGTATCGTACGTTTTATTTGAGATATCGAGATGATtcctattttaaattgattatcgattttatataattccacgattatcttatttcttattttattgtaaaataataataataataattctcattGATTAAACTTAAACTTAAACTTAAACTCAAAATCTAATTCAAACTCTTAATCTCGAATCTATTTCTTAACGCACGATTCTAATAACctaataacctaacctaaatattgaaatcgtaATATCGTACGTTTTATTTGAGATATCGATtcctattttaaattgattatcgattttattatataattctacgattatcttatttcttattttattgtaaaataataataatttgttttgtaGGTTAATCATCGAtaagaaagaacgaaaattACGAAAAGGCAACGGCTATCACATGGATATAGTAGTAGTGTGTTTGATGAATGTCGGTTGCGGTTTAATGGGCGCTCCTTGGTGTTGCGCCGCCTCCGTTCGATCATTAACACACGTCTCGGCGGTGACAGTTATGTCCCGTACTCATGCGCCCGGAGATAAACCGCACATTGTCGAAGTAAAGGAGCAGAGAGTGAGCGCTCTGTTAGTTGCCGTGTTGATTGGCGTGAGCGTGTTGATGGCGCCACTTTTGCGACGCGTACCAATGTCCGTCCTTTTGGGGGTGTTTCTATACATGGGTATCTCGTCGACGAACGGCGTCCAACTGTTCGATCGTGTGAAGCTGTTCTTCATGCCGGTTAAACACCACGGCACGGCCAATTACGTACGGCGTGTACAAACGTACAAAATGCACATCTTCACCCTCATACAAATTTTGTGCCTGGCCATACTGTGGATTGTGAAAAGTACCAGGGCAGCCTTGGCACTTCCGTTCTTCCTGATTCTTATGATACCTTTACGAGGTCAGATGAACCACTTTTTTACCGCGGCAGAGCTACGGGCACTCGATAGCAAAGGATCGGAACACGAGAGTACCGAGGATGAACCAGATTTTTACGAGGAAGCTCCGTTACCTGGTTAGATAGTGCCTTATTCGACTTGTCCGAAAAATAtacctctcctctcttctcttcccgcAATTGTTTTCTTCCccaacttctttttttccatttttcttttttgtttacaaAAGGATCACGCTTTCTCCGTTTACATTATTGTTCAATGTATCAAAACGATTCTAATAATACTATTAGCGCAAATTCTTGAGAAAAGATCTCTATTTTCGTGAAAGAGCAAATGTATGTATACCAAATGAATTAAGAGAGGATAATGAATTAAGGACGTAGATaagggataaaataaaaggatttTGATTCTCAACGGTGGTGTTAACTCGTGTtattaaattcgtaaaaattattttgtactacaaaatttgtaaataatcaataatgacAGAGATTAGAACAGAGATGAAAtgagaaaatgtattttattgtgCATATATTGAATACGTGTaggtatttgaattattaacattttattaaattaaaaaaaagcatgtatatgtaaaaattactattattgaattattaacaaGGATTACAGACTGATTGAAATTatggtataatttttttcaaatagaaaataatttattatgataaagtaaaagaagaaagaatattcagTACCTACATTTTATCtgatatattcataat
The window above is part of the Apis mellifera strain DH4 linkage group LG11, Amel_HAv3.1, whole genome shotgun sequence genome. Proteins encoded here:
- the LOC725581 gene encoding anion exchange protein 2 isoform X1, which codes for MPEAAGNSSGKSFLQRASSKVLRWLRRSLRTSHQVDGHGAETGPELDEEMEKVFAMDTGEKFDVARLGSPSESAGSDRERERGPPSRYGDRDFNQHRKRSYPHPHMPLKSLHSRSMRRHLSPEGSTAEAGQEEENGQVVTGNGGGGGGHELDTMDNGLSPTSMQNAADDETTEEMENVVSSESEAPISERAASGFSDSPTVGSPRVQFEKIKEEEVHSFFKKDEVAGVAASANHDEDRKCRRHQKHEHKRHHHKSRKYSLQEDPQWRKRSGAGLPDGPGVLARRVSVQPEEASTLQELDIDDLESHRSDDPRGMRRHKAAHSTVQIGRKKEGGIPHDTFKKMYDHSPHEVFVQLDELYGVGEEREWRETARWIKYEEDVEEGADRWGRPHVASLSFHSLLNLRRCLETGVVLLDLEEKDLPGLVYRVVEQMVVEELILPEDRPVVMRALLLRHRHVHDHDRGFRFGGKRNYASYTSLQSVCLEEEDAAREASENHVTQHNLNDTKPKIVSSNLALDSNHTVVDMKEELTYTSSNEDLKKSHNDYILKRIPAGAEATVVLVGAVDFLDQPTIAFVRLAEGVFIPSITEVTIPVRFMFTLLGPRNADLDYHEIGRSIATLMANTSFHKVAYKANERRELLSAINEFLDDSIVLPPGDWERQALLPFSELKAKSEAIRKRKAKALEEKSKPIQSEAAVKKALLAGEEEKKPPDDDDPLRRTKRPFGGLINDIKRRYPFYLSDFTDGLSSSCLAAAIFMYFAALCTAITFGGLMSDKTHNVIGISETLVSGSWTGVVMALFSTQPLVIIGTTGPLLLFDESLYNFCLANELEFLTVRVYVGAWMGIIALAIACVEGSVLVRLFTRFTEEIFTGLISILYIVETFIKLYNYFVKNPLLDEYSFIPETNETFYEEPLNVTEIDIVSPKTGETIGIPLSKPQTLIPAHNAAGILINQPNTALMCTILCLGTFLGAYYLRIFRNSHYLGRSARRAFGDFGVPISIVVFALIDYLAKVKTEKLLVPEGLTPTLPGRNWIVSPAGVHKPIPLWMAMACIVPALLVYILVFMETQISELIIDKKERKLRKGNGYHMDIVVVCLMNVGCGLMGAPWCCAASVRSLTHVSAVTVMSRTHAPGDKPHIVEVKEQRVSALLVAVLIGVSVLMAPLLRRVPMSVLLGVFLYMGISSTNGVQLFDRVKLFFMPVKHHGTANYVRRVQTYKMHIFTLIQILCLAILWIVKSTRAALALPFFLILMIPLRGQMNHFFTAAELRALDSKGSEHESTEDEPDFYEEAPLPG